CGTCGGCCTCGGCCAGCTTCGCCTGCGCGTTCTTGGCCTCCTCGCGGGCGCTCTGGAGGTCGCGACGGGCGCTCGTGGGGTCGGCGCTCGCCGCGTCCTGACCTGCGTCGGCAGCCTCGTTCGCCTTGGGGGCACGCGCCTTGTCGAGTTCGGTGCGCGACGTTTCCAGTTCCTTCTTGAGGCGCGCGATCTCCGCCTTGTCCTCGTCGCTCGAGCCACCCGCGGCTGGAGCCGCAGCGTTGTTCACCGGCGTGAGGGCCGGGACGGCCGTCGTCTTCGACTGGCCCGCCATCGTCGCGTCGCCGTCTCCGCCGTGGCTGCGGCGGCAGTCGTCGAGCTTGTCGCTCAGCGAGTCGTTCTCGGCGTTCAGCCGACGCAGCTCGACGACGATCTCGTCGAGGAAGTCGTCGACCTGGATCTCGTCATACCCGTTGCGCCCGAACCCCTTCGGCTTCGAGAACTCCTTCTTGACGACGTCTTCCGGCGTCAGCGCCATGTATTCACCTCAGTAACGCTCGAAGCCGAGGCGGGGCCTCGGCAAATCCGTTTCGTGCACGCCGATGCGGGCACGCTCAAAAATTTCCCGACTTCACCTTAGGAGATTAGCCGCGACTTGCACAGCCAGCGCCACGATCAGGAACGCCAGGTCGATGCCGACGCCGCCGAGGCGCAGGGGCGGAACGACGCGGCGCACCGCCTTGATCGGCGGGTCGGTGACGGTGTAGACCGCCTCCGCGACGACGAGCACGACGCCACGCGGCGTCCACTGCCGCGCGAACACCTGGATCCAGTCGAAGACGAGGCGCGCGATGAGCACGACGAAGAACACGTCGAGCACGGTCGCGAGCGCCGTTCTGACGCCGTTCATCGAGTCTCCTTCATCACCATGACGCCATCCTCCCACGCATGGGCGCGGCCGCCGTCATCCAGGGGACAACGGCGGCCGCGGCCCGAGCGCGAGGCGACGATTCAGCTCTGGTTGAACAGCCCGCGCGTCGCCTTGGCGACCTCGGGCCCGCTCGTGGAGACCTCGACGTTCTCGGGCGAGAGGAGGAAGACCTTGCTCGTCACGCGCTCGATAGAGCCGTGCAGACCGAAGACGAGACCGGCGGCGAAGTCGACGAGACGCTTGGCGTCCGTGTCGTCCATGTCGGACAGGTTCATGATGACGGGGACGTTGTCGCGAAAGGCCTCACCGATCTCCTTGGCCTCGTTGTACGTCCGAGGGTGGATGGTCGTGATGCGACTCATGGTCGAGGCCTCCGTGTCGGAAAAGTCGTGGTGGGTCACCTCGGGGCGCAGCGGCGTGACCTCGGCAGGGGCGCGACGTTCGTACGCGTCATAGTCGTCGTGACGCTCGTCGTCGTAGGCGACCTCGTACTCCTCGACGTACTGCTCGCTCGCGCGCGGCGCGTGCGTGTCCACGTCGGACAGTCCGAGGTATTCCATCGTCTTGCGCAGTGCGCTCATTCTTCCTGCTCCTGTGTCCGCCTGGCCCCTCGCGGAAAGGGCACCACATAGCTCGTCGGTGTCAGGCTCGAAGTTACCCGGCGAGCGGACGCGAACCGAGTATTGCGCTTCCGACACGCAGGTGTGTCGCGCCGATCTTCACCGCGTCCTCGAGATCGCCCGACATCCCCGCCGACAACGACGTGGCCTGCGGGAAGTTTGCGAGGAAATCTTGACGGACGTGCGCGAGACGCGAGAACGCGGCGGCCGGCTCCTCTCCGAGTGGCGCGACCGCCATGAGCCCGCACAACCGTAGGTGCGGCGCCTGCTCGACCGCCGCGGCCACCTCGTGCAGCTCGGTCTCCTGCGCGCCACCGCGCCCCGAACCGTCACGCTCGAGAGCGACCTGCACGAAGATGTCGAGGGGGTTCTCGCGATCCGCGGCGCCGGCGTCGAGCAGCGGCACGAGCTTGAGCCGGTCGAGCGACTGCACGACGTCCGCGTGCCGCGCGATGCGGCGCGCCTTCTTGCTCTGGATCTGGCCGATGAAGTGCCGACGCGGTGAGGCGATGAGATCCGGACGCTCGGCGCGCAGCGCATCGACCTTCTCGACGAGCTCCTGCTCGCGGTTCTCCCCCACGTCGCCCACCCCGAGGTCGGCGAGCGCGACGAGGTCGGTGACGGGGAAGAACTTCGTGACGACGACGAGCGTCGGGGCGTCGTCACGCCCGGCCGCGCTCGTGGCGGCGGCGATGCGGACGCGCACGCGCTCCAGGTTGGCCTGCAACTCGGCGCGACGCGCGGGCGAGGCGTCGAGACCACGGCGACTGGGGTCGGAATCGGCGGTGCGTGACGGCGTCGGAGGCTGCATCACGACACGGCCGCCTTGCGGACGATGAGCCCGGCGAAGCGACCCGTCGCGCCGTCGCGACGATACGAGTACAGGCGAGGCTCCTCACGCGTGCATCCCGGCACCCATTCGAGCGGGACACCGGCGTCCGCGAGCTGCGACGCGACGCCCGCCGCGACGTCGATCGCCGGCGTGCCCGTCCACGTGATGGCGGCGCTGGCCGGGTGGGCCTGACGCGCGGCGTCATGCATCTCGCGCGGCACCTCGTAGCAGCGCCCGCAGATCGACGGGCCCAGCACTGCGCTGATGTCGCGCGCTCCGAGGTGGCGCATCGCCTCGAGCGCCGCCGGCACGACGCCGGCGAGCATGCCGGGACGCCCGGCGTGCGCGACGCCGATGACGCCGGCCGCGTCATCACTCAGGAGAACCGGCGTGCAGTCGGCCACCATGACGCCGAGCGCGAGGCCGCTGTCACGGCTGACCATCGCGTCAGCGCTCGGTCCGGCCTGACCGGAGGCGACGTCGGCGAGGGTGACCTCCGCGACGCTCGCGCCGTGGACCTGATCCATCCAGGCGATGGGGACGCCACCCAGCTGCGCGGAGACCCGCTCCCTGTTCACGCGCACCGCACGCTCGTCGTCACCGACGTGCAGCCCGAGGTTCAACGCCGAGAACGGCGCCTCACTGACCCCGTCGAGGGAATCGGTGAAGCACCGTTCGAGCGAGCCGCTCGGCGACTCACGCCGGTCGTGCCAGAAGAACATCGACCGGGCTCCGGATCACTTGAGGAAGTCGGGGACGTCCAGGTCGTCACGATCCTCGAACGTGACCTCCTTGGGCGGACGCACGACCTCGGGGGCCTGCTGACCGCCCTGCTGCGACTGCCCTTGCTGCGCCTGGCCCTGCTGAGCGTCCTGGGCGTGCTGCTGCTCACCCTGACCCGGCTGGACGCGGGCCGGCGGCGCGGAGACGCGCGTCGGGCCGGCGGTCGTCCCGGGAACGGTGACGGGCTTGATCGTCGCCGGGGCGGCAGCCTGCGGCTGGTAGGACTGCTGCGCCTGCTGGGACGGCATCTGCGCGGACGTCTGCTGCTTCGCGGGACGCTGCTGAGCGCCACCCTGCTGAGCAGGACGCTCATCGTTGCGCTTCTGCGGCGCACCACCGTCGAAACCGGCGGCGATGACGGTGACGCGCACCTCGTCGCCCAGGGCGTCGTCGATGACGGCGCCGAAAATGATGTTGGCCTCGGGGTGCGCCGCCTCCTGCACGAGGCGAGCGGCCTCGTTGATCTCGAACAGACCGAGGTCGGAACCGCCCTGGACCGACAGCAGGACGCCGTGGGCGCCGTCGATGCTCGCCTCGAGCAGCGGGCTGGAGATAGCGAGTTCGGCGGCCTGCACCGCGCGGTCCTCGCCACGGGCCGAACCGATGCCCATGAGCGCCGAGCCGGCACCCTGCATGACGGACTTGACGTCGGCGAAGTCGAGGTTGATCAGACCTGGGGTCGTGATGAGGTCGGTGATGCCCTGGACACCGGACAGGAGCACCTGGTCGGCCGAGCGGAAGGCGTCGAGCATCGAGACGGCGCGGTCGCTGATCGACAGCAGCCGGTCGTTCGGGATGACGATGAGCGTGTCGACCTCTTCGCGCAGCGCGGAGATGCCGAGCTCGGCCTGGTTCGCGCGACGACGGCCCTCGAAGGTGAACGGGCGGGTCACGACACCGATCGTCAGAGCACCGAGGCCGCGGGCGATCTTCGCGACGACGGGCGCACCACCGGTGCCCGTGCCACCACCCTCACCGGCGGTGACGAACACCATGTCGGCGCCCTTGAGGACCTCTTCGATCTCCTCGGCGTGATCTTCCGCAGCCTGACGACCGACCTCGGGGTCGGCGCCGGCACCGAGACCGCGCGTCAGCTCACGGCCCACGTCGAGCTTGACGTCGGCGTCACTCATGAGCAGGGCCTGGGCGTCGGTGTTGATCGCGATGAACTCCACACCCTTGAGGCCGACCTCGATCATCCGGTTGATGGCGTTGACGCCACCGCCGCCGATACCGACGACCTTGATGACGGCCAGGTAGTTCTGGGGAGTTGCCACGAGAAGAGGCCTTTCGAAAGCGGGTGCGAGTATGCAGAGCCGATGCTACGCGACCGGATGCCCGGACGCGAACATCTCGACGTCAACTCGAACGTGACCCCGCCAGGCACGTGGCCCGCCGACCCGCGCACCACCGCACCCCCTCGGCGACCCGGGACCCCTGAGGCAACGGAAGACCCCCGGCATTCCGCAGAATCCCGGGGGGTCTTGGCCGCCGAAAAGATTAACCTTCGACTTCACCTTCACGCGTATTGAGACCAGTGAGGATGCGCGGGCCGAGGTGCGTGACATCGCCCGCGCCGACGGTCACGACGAGGTCGCCCGGGCGAGCCACGTCGAGCACGCGAGCGAGCGCGTCGTCGGCCGTGGGAGTGAACTCGCCGCGTCCGGACGTCATGCGATCGGTGATCAGCGCGCCGCTCACCCCGGCGACGGGCTGCTCGCGCGCGCCGTACACGTCGAGGACGAAGGCGTGGTCGGCGCCATCGAGCGCCGCGGCGAGACCGGTCGCCGCGTGCTGCGTACGCGAGTACAGGTGGGGCTGGAAGATGACGATGAGTTCGCCGTCGTCCTTGAGCCCGGCCGCCGTACGCACGAGGGCGTCGAGCTTGCCGGGGTTGTGGGCGTAGTCGTCGACGACGCGGACGCCGCCCGCCTCACCACGCGGCTCGAACCGACGCGAGGTGCCGCGGAAGGCCCCGAGCCCGCGCGCGACATCGGCCGGCGCGAGACCGAAACCGTGGACGAGGGCGGTGTAGACGCCCGCCGCGTTGAGCAGGTTGTGGGCACCCGGCACATGCAGCGCGACGTCGTGGACGGCGTCCCCGTCGCGGAGGCTCATGCGCCAGTCGAAGCCCTCCCCGCTCTCCGCGACGATACGCACGTCTGCGTCGGTGTCGCGCCCGTACGTCAAGACGCGCGCGCCCGCGGCGCGACGGCGCTGGGCCAGGGCCAGCGAGCCCTCGTCGTCAGCGCAGGCGACGAGCAGACCCTGCGGCGCGATCGTCGCCGCGAAGGTCTCGTAGGCACGAGCAAGGTTGGCCGACGTGCCGTAGAAGTCGAGGTGATCGTCCTTGATGTTCGTGACGATCGCGACCTGCGGGTGGTAGACGACGAACGAGCCGTCGCTCTCGTCGGCCTCGACGACGAAGATCTCGCCCTCGCCCGGTGCCGCGTTGACACCGAGCCCCGCGACGTTGGCGCCGATCGCGAACGACGGCTTCTCCCCCGCCGCGACGAGGGCGGCCGTCGCCATTCCGCTCGTCGTCGTCTTGCCGTTGGCGCCCGCGACGGCGAGCCCGCGACCCGCGCGCATGAGCATCGCGAGGCCCTGGCTGCGGTGCAGCACCGGCAGACCGCGCCGTCTGACCTCGACGAGTTCGGGGTTGGCCTCGTTGATGGCGCTTGAGATGAGGACGACGGCGCCGTCCGGCACGTCGGCAACGTTCGCGGCGTCGTACCCGAGCTCGATGCGTGCTCCCTGGGCACGAAGGTCGTCGAGTACCGGCAGGTCGACGTTGTCGGAGCCGCTCAGGGTGACGCCCGCGGCGAGGAACAACCGCGCGACGCCCGACATGCCTGAGCCGCCGACCGCGATCATGTGCACGTGTGGCACGTCCGCGAGAGCGGGCAGCGGCGCGGCGAAGTCGAACCGCTCGTTCACACCGTTGCTCATGCCCGGCCCCCGGTCGCTGCAGCGTCCTCGATGAGGTCGACGAGGCGTGCGGCGCCATCCGCGTGCCCGCGGCTGCCGGCTGCCGCACGCATGCGGGCCAGCTCGTCGGCGTCCGTCACGAGCGGGATGACGACGCGCTCTACCCACGTCGCGTCGACGTCGCCGTTGTCGACGAGCAATGCTCCCCCGGCCTCGACGACGTCCTTCGCGTTGAGTCGCTGCTCGCCGTTGCCGATGGGCAGCGGCACGTAGATCGCGGGGATCGCGAGCGTGGACAGTTCGCTCACCATGCCGGCGCCGCTTCGCGTGACGACGAGGTCGGCCACCGCGTAGGCGAGGTCCATGCGGTCGCAGTACTCCTCGACGACGTAGCGCGGCCCCGAGGCGGTGGCCGGGGCCTCGAACCCCTTGCCCCGCCCGGTGATGTGCAGGACCTGCACCCCGGCCTCACGCAGCGCCGGCGCGGCCGCGGCGAAGGCCTCGTTGAGACTCGCTGCACCGAGCGAGCCACCGGTGATGACGAGCGTCGGGCGTCCGGGTTCGAGACCGAAGTACGTCATCGCCTCGGCGCGCAGCATCGCGGGGCGAAGCTCTCGGATCTCGCGTCGCAGCGGCATCCCGACGACCTCGGCGCCCGCCAGCGGGGTGCCGGGGAACGTCGTCGCCGTGTGCGCGGCCCATCGCACGCCGAGCTTGTTCGCCAGCCCCGGCCGGGCGTTCTGCTCGTGGATGACGATGGGGATCCCAGCCTTGCGCGCCGCGAGGTAGACGGGCGTCGAGACATACCCGCCGAAGCCGACGACGACCTGCGGGCGGCGTTCGGCAACGAGTGCCTCCGCCTGGCGCAGCGCCCCCCGGAACGCGGCGGGAAACCTCAGCGCGGCGACGTTCGGCCGACGCGGGAAGGCGACCTTCGGCACGTAAGACAGCGTGAAACCGTGCTCGGGCACCAGTCGCTCCTCGATGCCGTCAGGGGAACCGACGACCGTGATGACGGCTTCGGTGTGGCGGTCGGTGATCTCCTGCACCGTCGCGAGCAACGGCAGGACGTGACCGGCCGTTCCTCCTCCGGCGAGCAGAACGCGTTCGAGCGTCATGTCAGTCAGCCTTTCCGTCGAGGGAGCACGGCGAGTGTGCGCGCCACGCGGCGCGGTTTGAGGGTGAGAGCTTCGGCGGCACCTGGTTCCTGCCTGGCGAAGGCCAACAGGATGCCGATGCCGAACAGTGTCATGACGAGCGCCGACCCGCCATAGGAGACCAGCGGGAGCGGCACACCGACGATCGGGAAGATGCCCAGGACCGAGCCGATGTTGACCACTGCCTGGAAACAGATCCACACCATGATGCCGGCACTCGCGACGCGGACGAACATGTCACGCGTCTGCGCGATGAGCCGGTAGCACGCGTAGGCGAGCACGACGTACAACGCGAGCACCGTGAGGGCACCCGGCAGACCGAGCTCTTCGCCGATGATGGCAAAGATGAAGTCGTTGTGAGCCTCCGGCAACCACTGCCACTTCTCACGCGAGGCGCCCGGCCCGAGGCCCCACACTCCGCCCCCGGCGAGAGCGTACATGCCGTGCACCTTCTGGTAGCACCCGTCGAGATCGACGTTGTCGCACCCACCGAGCCAGGCCTGGATGCGCGAGGTCCGGTTACCACTCGTCCAGATCGCGATGGGCAACGTGACGAGGGCGAGGGCCGCCAGCCAACCGAACAACGCCTTGCGCGCGCCGGCACACCACAACATGCCGAGGTAGATGACCGAGACGACCATCGTCGTCCCGAGATCCTTGCCGAGCATGATCAGCCCGATGAGCAGGACGACATAGGGCACGGTAGGCAGGATCGAGCGACGGGGGTCGTGCAGGTGGGCCTGTCGGTTGGACAGGACGAGCGCCACCATGAGGATCAGCGCCACCTTGCCGATCTCGGACGGCTGGATCTGCAGCCCGCCCACTCGGATCCAGTTGCGGTTGCCGAGTACCTCCACACCGATCCCGGGCACCATGACGAGCACCTGCAGGAAGAGTGCGGCGAGCATGAGAGGAAAGGCCATCACCTTGAACACCCGGATCGGCAGACGACTCGTCACGGTAGCCACGATGACACCGACCACGGCGAATACCGCCTGCTTCGTGAAGTCCGAATACGGCGACTGCGTATCCATGTACGACGTCACGCTCGAGGCGGACAACACCATGACGAGTCCGAGTCCGACGAGCATGCCCGCCGAGCCGAGGATCAGGTAATACGTGGCCAGCGGCGACTCGAGCCACTTCAGGCGTCCTCTGAGCTGACGCGAGGCCCCCTGCACCGCAGGCGAATCCCGCCATGACAGGCGCGTCGCCGTCATGCCCCGGATCCGCTGAGTGCCGCGACCGCGTCGGCGAACGCGTCACCGCGCGCGCCGTAGGAGGCGTACATGTCGAGACTCGCCGCTGCCGGTGCGAGCAGCACGGTGTCGCCGCGCTGGGCGGCTGCATTTGCCGCCGCGACGGCCTCACGCATCGCCTCGTCGGCATCGCTCGTCTCGATGACGGTGACGGGCACCTGCGGCGCGTGGGCCGCGAGAGCGTCGGCGATGATGCCCCGGTCACGACCGAGCAGCACCACGGCGCGCAGCCGCGAGGCGTTCGCGCGCACGAGATCATCGACCTCGGCGCCCTTGAGCAATCCGCCGGCGATCCAGACGACGGGGTCGAACGCCTGCAGCGACGCCTGGGCCGCGGGCGGGTTCGTCGCCTTCGAGTCGTCGACCCAGCGCACGCCGCCGACCTCGGCGACGCTCGCCATCCGGTGCGGCTGGGGCGTGTAGTCGACCAGGCCCTGACGGACCGCGGCGAGCGTCACGCCGTAGCTGCGGGCGAGCGCGGCCGCGGCGAGCGCGTCGGCGACGTAGTGCGGTGCGGAAGCGTTCGGGCCGAGGTCACTCAGGATGGCGAGTTCGGCTGCGCTGGTGCGTCGTTCGGCGATGAAGGCACGGTCGGCGAGGACGTCGTCGACGATGCCGACCATCGACGGCCCCGGCGTGCCGAGCGTGAACCCGATCGCGCGACAGCCGTCGACGACCTCGGCGTCCTCGACCATCGCCTCGGTCGCGGGATCGTCGACGTTGTAGACGCACGCGACCTGGGTGCGCTCGTACACCCGCCCCTTCTGACGCTTGTACTCCTCGTAGGAGCCATGCCAGTCGATGTGGTCGGGGGCGACGTTGAGGCAGCAGGACGCGTACGGCGACACCGTGCGCGACCAGTGCAGCTGGAACGACGACAGCTCGACCGCGATGACGTCGTACGGCTGCGGGTGCAGTACTGCCTCGAGCAGCGGCATGCCAACATTGCCGGCGGCCACCGCGCGCAGCCCCTGCGCCTTGAGCATCGACTCGAGCATCGTGACGGCCGTCGTCTTGCCGTTGGTCCCGGTGATCGTCAGCCACGGCGCACCGCCCTCGCGCGGGCGCATGCGCCACGCGAGCTCGACCTCACCCCAGACGGGGATGCCGCGCGACATGGCGTCCTGCATGATCGGCGCGCTCGGCGCCACGCCCGGCGAGGTGACGATGAGATGCGTACCCTCCGGCGCCGCGTCCATGTGCTCGGCGCCGAACGCGACGTCGGCGCCGAGGACGTCGAGGATCTGCGCGCGTTCGGCCATGACGTCGCTGTGGTCGCGCGAGACGACGCGCACGCGGGCGCCGCGCTCGAGGAGCGCGTCGGCGGCCGCGAACCCGGACACGCCGAGCCCGATGACGAGCACCGACAACCCGGACCAGTCGGCGTCGCGGTGCGTGAGGTCACGCTCCCCCGCGAACGGTTCGTACGAAGGGTCGAGGGCCCACAGGTCGTGCTGGCTCACTGGCTGACGTTCCATTCCGCGTAGAAGATGCCCAGACCGAACGCGACGCACAGCCCCGCGATGATCCAGAACCTGATGACGACGGTGATCTCGTTCCAACCCACCATCTCGAAGTGGTGGTGCAGCGGCGCCATCCGGAAGATGCGCTTGCGTCGGGCCTTGAACGAGCCGACCTGGAGGATGACCGAGAGCGTCTCGATGACGAACAGCCCGGCGAGGATGACGACGAGGAACTCGGTGCGCGTCGTGATGGCGAGGCCCGCGAGCGCGCCGCCGAGGGCGAGCGAACCGGTGTCACCCATGAAGATCTTGGCCGGCGTCGCGTTCCACCACAGGAAGCCGAAGCAGGCACCCATGAGCGCCGCGGCGACGACGGCGAGGTCGTGAGGGTCGCGCACGTCATAGCACTTGGCGGCGTGCGTCATCATCTCCGAGTACTGGCAGTTCTGGTTGAACTGCCAGATCGAGATGAGCACGTACGCGCCGAACACCATGACGCACGCGCCGGTGGCGAGCCCGTCGAGACCGTCGGTGAGGTTGACGCCGTTCGAGGTACCCGCGATGAGCAGGTTCGCCCAGATGACGAACAGCAGCAGGCTGACGACGGTGCCGCCGACCGCGAGCGACAGGCTCGAGTCGCGCACGAACGAGATGGCGTAGCTCGCGGGTGTGAGGCCGTTGGAGTTCTCGAACTGCAGTGCGAGCACTGCGAAGATGACGGCGACGAGCGTCTGCCCCCCGAGCTTCTGCAGTGACGTCAGCCCGAGCGATCGCTGCTTCGTGATCTTGATGGCGTCGTCGGCGAACCCGACGAGCCCCAGCCCCGCCATGAGGAACATGACGAGTAGGCCGCTCGCGCTCATCGGCGTCATCGTGAACAGGTGGGCGCAGCCGTACGCGAGCAGGCTCGCCACGATGATGACGGCGCCACCCATCGTCGGCGTGCCGCGCTTGGTGTGGTGCGTCGTGGGGCCGTCGTCGCGGATGAACTGCCCGTATCCCTTGCGCACCAGGAACTTGATGAACATGGGGGTGCCGAACAGAGCGGCGATCAGCGACACGATGGCCGCGATGAGCACGCCCTTCATGAGGTCACCTCCGTGACAGGAAATGCGGGTGTACCGGATTCTTCGACCAACCTATCCCCCAGCATGCGAAGACCCGAGTCACGACTCGACTTGAACAGCACGACATCCCCCGGTGCGATCTGCTCGACGAGCACGTCGTGTGCCGCGTCGATGTCGTCGACGGTGGTGACGGCGTCCGCCGTCATGCCCGCCGTGCGCGCCCCCTGCGCGATGGCCTGCGCGCCCGCGCCGACGACGACGAGGCGGTCGATGCCCAGTTCGGCGGCGAGCTGCCCGACGGCGGTGTGCTCGTCATGCGAGGCCTCGCCCAGTTCGCGCATCTCACCGAGCGCGGCGATGCTGCGGCGTGAGGTACCCATGTGGGCGAGGGCTCGCAGCGCGGCACGCATCGAGTCGGGGTTGGCGTTGTACGCGTCGTTGACGAGCGTCACGCCGCCGCCGACCTCGCTGACCTCCATGCGCCAGCGCGACGCGGCCCCGGCTCCGGCGACGGCCTCGACGACGTCGCCGAGCGCGAGTCCGAGGCTGGTCGCGGCGGCGATGACGCTGAGCGAGTTGCCGACCTGGTGCTCGCCGACGAGGGCGAGACGCACGTCTGCCTCCCCGAGGGGGCAGGTGAGGTGATAGCTCGGGCGACCGTCCTCGTCGATGCTCACGTCGGTGGCACGGTAGTCGGCGTCCTCGCCGAGCCCCACGAGGATGACCTTTGCCTGCGTGCGGCTCGCCATCGCGCGCACCCGCGAGTCGTCGACGTTGAGGATCGCGACGCCGTCCTGCGGCAGCGCCTCCACGAGCTCACCCTTCGTCCGGGCGATTGCCTCGACGGAGCCGAACTCGCCCATGTGCGCCTGTCCGACGTTGAGTACGATGCCGATGCTCGGCGGCGCGATCTTCGTCAGGTACGCGATGTGCCCCACCCCCGAGGCGCCCATCTCGGCGACGAGGTAGCGCGTCGCCTCGTCGATGCGGCAGACCGTCAGCGGGACCCCGACCTCGCTGTTGAGCGAGCCGTAGGGGGCGATCGTCGGCGCGAACCGCGCGAGCACCGCACCGAGCAGATCCTTCGTCGACGTCTTGCCCGACGAGCCGGTGATGCCCACGATCTGCAGGTTGGGTGCACGGTCGACGACGGCGCGCGCCACCTCGGCGAAGGCCAGTTCGACGTCGTCGACGACGACGCACGAAGCACCGTCGACCGCTCGCTCGCCGAGAACTCCGGCAGCGCCGACCGCCAGCGCGGCCGGGACGAAGTCGTGCCCGTCCGCGTGCTCACCGACGCGCGCGACGTAGAGCGAGCCGGCGGCGCACTCGCGCGAGTCGGTGACGACGGGACCGGTGATGCGAGCGTCGGGGCCGACCAGGCGTCCCCCGGTGACGGTCGCGATCTCCTCGAGTGATAGTTCGATCACTGGGACGACGACTCCTTCGAACGGTATTCGATCGGATAGGGCAACTTGTCGCTCTTGTTCGGGGGAATCTTACGGTTATGCAGGGCGTACCCCATGACCTTGGAGAACACGGGCGCGGCGAGGTCGCCACCGAAGGTGCCCGCCTGCGGCTTCTGCAGCGTCACCGACACGATGAGCTGCGGATCCTTCGCGGGCGCCATGCCGATGAAACCCGCCGTCACGCCGTCGTACGTCTTCTTCTGCGCGTCGTAGCGCTGGGC
This region of Dermacoccus nishinomiyaensis genomic DNA includes:
- the murD gene encoding UDP-N-acetylmuramoyl-L-alanine--D-glutamate ligase — its product is MSQHDLWALDPSYEPFAGERDLTHRDADWSGLSVLVIGLGVSGFAAADALLERGARVRVVSRDHSDVMAERAQILDVLGADVAFGAEHMDAAPEGTHLIVTSPGVAPSAPIMQDAMSRGIPVWGEVELAWRMRPREGGAPWLTITGTNGKTTAVTMLESMLKAQGLRAVAAGNVGMPLLEAVLHPQPYDVIAVELSSFQLHWSRTVSPYASCCLNVAPDHIDWHGSYEEYKRQKGRVYERTQVACVYNVDDPATEAMVEDAEVVDGCRAIGFTLGTPGPSMVGIVDDVLADRAFIAERRTSAAELAILSDLGPNASAPHYVADALAAAALARSYGVTLAAVRQGLVDYTPQPHRMASVAEVGGVRWVDDSKATNPPAAQASLQAFDPVVWIAGGLLKGAEVDDLVRANASRLRAVVLLGRDRGIIADALAAHAPQVPVTVIETSDADEAMREAVAAANAAAQRGDTVLLAPAAASLDMYASYGARGDAFADAVAALSGSGA
- the mraY gene encoding phospho-N-acetylmuramoyl-pentapeptide-transferase, whose product is MKGVLIAAIVSLIAALFGTPMFIKFLVRKGYGQFIRDDGPTTHHTKRGTPTMGGAVIIVASLLAYGCAHLFTMTPMSASGLLVMFLMAGLGLVGFADDAIKITKQRSLGLTSLQKLGGQTLVAVIFAVLALQFENSNGLTPASYAISFVRDSSLSLAVGGTVVSLLLFVIWANLLIAGTSNGVNLTDGLDGLATGACVMVFGAYVLISIWQFNQNCQYSEMMTHAAKCYDVRDPHDLAVVAAALMGACFGFLWWNATPAKIFMGDTGSLALGGALAGLAITTRTEFLVVILAGLFVIETLSVILQVGSFKARRKRIFRMAPLHHHFEMVGWNEITVVIRFWIIAGLCVAFGLGIFYAEWNVSQ
- a CDS encoding UDP-N-acetylmuramoyl-tripeptide--D-alanyl-D-alanine ligase, whose protein sequence is MIELSLEEIATVTGGRLVGPDARITGPVVTDSRECAAGSLYVARVGEHADGHDFVPAALAVGAAGVLGERAVDGASCVVVDDVELAFAEVARAVVDRAPNLQIVGITGSSGKTSTKDLLGAVLARFAPTIAPYGSLNSEVGVPLTVCRIDEATRYLVAEMGASGVGHIAYLTKIAPPSIGIVLNVGQAHMGEFGSVEAIARTKGELVEALPQDGVAILNVDDSRVRAMASRTQAKVILVGLGEDADYRATDVSIDEDGRPSYHLTCPLGEADVRLALVGEHQVGNSLSVIAAATSLGLALGDVVEAVAGAGAASRWRMEVSEVGGGVTLVNDAYNANPDSMRAALRALAHMGTSRRSIAALGEMRELGEASHDEHTAVGQLAAELGIDRLVVVGAGAQAIAQGARTAGMTADAVTTVDDIDAAHDVLVEQIAPGDVVLFKSSRDSGLRMLGDRLVEESGTPAFPVTEVTS